The genome window AGTTGGTTTAGTACCGCATAGCCGATGCCTGTAATCATGGTCAGTAACCCCAGCCCCATCAAACCATTACCTGCAATCATTGCGTTTTTACGTTTCATCCCCTGCCTCCTTTTTTTGGCTACACAGCACATACTGTTAAACCACCATAAGCTTAGGAGATGACCCAACTGCCCGTTGGGCGCACGATCACACATTTTAACTACTGTTCGATAAAATTTATTGATAACCGTCTGTATTTATATAGAAAACATATTATTTACTACCGTAACTAAAAGCCTCACCCGCTTTGTATTCTTGTCAACAGGCCGCTACACTATCGCCCTTCGGTTTTTAGCAGGAAAGACCCCGTGAGTGAGATTAAGCTGATTGTTGGCCTTGCCAACCCTGGCGCCGAATACGCCGCAACGCGCCATAATGCCGGTGCCTGGTATGTGGATTTACTCGCAGAGCGCCATAATCAGTCCCTGAAAGAAGAGAGCAAATTTTTTGGCTATACCGCACGACTTAACGTGGCAGGGAAAGATGTGCGCCTGCTGGTGCCAACCACCTTTATGAACCTGAGCGGTAAAGCGGTGGCGGCGATGGCGACCTTTTATCGCATTGCCCCTGAAGAGATTCTGGTGGCTCATGATGAGTTAGATCTTCCGCCAGGCGTGGCGAAGTTCAAGCTGGGCGGCGGACATGGCGGCCATAACGGCCTGAAAGATATCATCAGCAAACTGGGCAATAATCCCAACTTTCATCGCCTGCGCATTGGTATTGGTCATCCGGGCGATCGCAATAAGGTGGTGGGTTTTGTGCTGGGTAAACCGCCCGCCTCTGAGCAAACGCTGATCGATAATGCGGTTGATGAGGCGGCTCGCTGTACAGAAGTCTGGTTAAAAGATGACTTGCTGAAGGCGATGAACCGGCTGCATAGCTATAAGGCGAGTTAAGGTTACACCTGCTGCGTTAATCCGGCAGGTCACCGATTTTGCTGAGCGGCAGCGGCGCGTACAGATAGTTCTGCAAAGCCCAAACGCCCTGCTGCTCCAGCATGACCCGCTGCGCCTCGTTCTCCACCCCATCCACAATCAGCCGGTTAGTCATTTGCATTATCTGTCGCAGCAGCACGATAAATATCGATTTATGCACATTTTCGGCGAAAAAACGTCGGTCCAGCCTCACCGCCTCGAAAATATGGCTTTGCACCGCATTCAGATTAGCGTAGCCAGCGCCAAGATCGCTCAGCCATAAGGTATTCAGCTGCTCAGACAGCGTTCTGATTAACGGATTATCGATGCCATCATGCAGATTGGGAAAAGCTTCAGATAACGACAGACGTAAAAAAGGCAGATGTTGCAGGGCATGGCGTATAAAAGCCGATTCGGTAACCCGCTGCGCCAGTGCAAAATCGAGCGTAATACAACAAAGCCACTGGCGCTGACGCAGTAAGGCGGACATGCTTTCCAGACTCAGTAGTTGGTGGATGAGCATCTCTTCCCGTTGCGCCGTAGAGAGGGATTCCAGCTTCAGGCGACCGACCACGCTACGATAGGCGGCCGAATGCGGCTCATCATAGTGCAGATCAAGCGCAACGATACGTCCGGCAGGCGTATGCAGCACATCGCAAATTATTTCCAGCGGCTGTTGCAGCTTGATCATAGAAAACTGGTTGCGCCTCTCGCTTCTCGTTACGCCTCGTTCTTATTATCAGCAACAATCAGCGCAATTGCAGTTTTAAAACGCGTTTTCCCACCGGCTCAGGATGAAATCAGCCGCATCCGGGCCATAATTACGTGTATAATAGCGGCAAATTTTTCATGTCATTACCGGCAACGGTTATTGTCCGGTTATCTCAGCAATTAAGGTGATTCAAACATGGGATTCAAATGCGGTATCGTGGGCCTGCCTAACGTGGGTAAATCCACTCTGTTCAATGCGTTAACCAAAGCGGGCATCGAAGCAGCAAATTTCCCGTTCTGTACCATTGAGCCTAATACCGGCGTGGTGCCAATGCCTGATTCACGTCTCGACCAGCTGGCGGAAATCGTTAAGCCGCAGCGTATTATTCCGACCACAATGGAATTTGTTGATATTGCTGGTCTGGTAAAAGGGGCATCCAAAGGTGAAGGCCTGGGCAACCAGTTCCTGACAAATATTCGTGAAACCGAAGCGATTGGCCACGTAGTCCGCTGCTTTGAAAACGATAATATCATTCATGTTTCCGGCAAAGTAAACCCGGCGGAAGATATTGACGTCATTAATACTGAGCTGGCGCTTTCCGACCTGGATACCTGTGAACGTGCCCTGCAGCGCGTACAGAAAAAAGCCAAAGGCGGCGACAAAGACGCCAAACTGGAGCAGGCGGTGCTGGAGAAATGTCTGCCGCACCTG of Pantoea alhagi contains these proteins:
- the pth gene encoding aminoacyl-tRNA hydrolase, with product MSEIKLIVGLANPGAEYAATRHNAGAWYVDLLAERHNQSLKEESKFFGYTARLNVAGKDVRLLVPTTFMNLSGKAVAAMATFYRIAPEEILVAHDELDLPPGVAKFKLGGGHGGHNGLKDIISKLGNNPNFHRLRIGIGHPGDRNKVVGFVLGKPPASEQTLIDNAVDEAARCTEVWLKDDLLKAMNRLHSYKAS
- a CDS encoding EAL domain-containing protein; amino-acid sequence: MIKLQQPLEIICDVLHTPAGRIVALDLHYDEPHSAAYRSVVGRLKLESLSTAQREEMLIHQLLSLESMSALLRQRQWLCCITLDFALAQRVTESAFIRHALQHLPFLRLSLSEAFPNLHDGIDNPLIRTLSEQLNTLWLSDLGAGYANLNAVQSHIFEAVRLDRRFFAENVHKSIFIVLLRQIMQMTNRLIVDGVENEAQRVMLEQQGVWALQNYLYAPLPLSKIGDLPD